A stretch of DNA from Hoeflea ulvae:
TGATCCAAGTCAAGGACGCCGAATGATCCCAAACCTAGTTTCGGCCGTGAGGGAGACCCAAAACGACAAGAAAATCGGTCTTTTACGGGAAGAGCGCTCATGACGGATGATGCCACAATCAGGTTGGCGCACGGCGAAGACCCGATCGCCGCCTTGCGCAAGGCGCACAAGGAACAGTTGCTTTTGTGCGACCGCCTCGAGGAGATTGCCGATTCGCTTCCGGACGGCATCAACCGGCAGAAATGCATCTATGCGGCCCGCGCTCTGGGGCCAATGATTCGCGGCGTGCACCGGTTCGAGGAAGAGGTGGTGTTTCCCCTTATCGCCAGGCGGCACAAGGGCGACAGCAAGATCGAGGCGACGCTCAACCGTCTGCGCTTCGAGCATTGCGAGGACGAGTGTTTCGCCGAGGAGCTGATCGAGGCCCTGCATGCGCTGGGCGCGGGGAGTGCCGACATCAATATCGAGGCCACAGGCTACATGTTGCGCGGCTTTTTCGAAGCCATGCGCCGCCACATCGCCTTTGAAAGCGAGCACCTGCTCTCGCAGGAAACCTGACCGGGATCGCCCGTACGGCAAGGGCCGTGATCAGCCACACAGCCCGGCCCGCCGCGCGAGCCCCTCTCGCCTCCCGTGCGGCAGGTGTGGCCCGCGCGGATCATCTCGCCCCGGGCGTGCAAGGCCACTCCCGATTCGGCGCCTGAAACAACCCCTGCCCGGTGCTTTTTCGCAGTTGTCTGCGCTTTGCGCTTTCAGTCTTGTGGACAAGTGTGGACAACGTGCACAACATATCCACTTCGGCGAATCGCTTGAGATTAGGACTGGCCATGCACTGACAGGGCCAGCCAGCTTTGCTATTCCAGGCTACCGCCCCGCACCAAGTTCAGGACCGCCCAGACAATGAATGATGCCGCCCGCAAGATAGAGCCGATTCCGGCCCGAGCCGAAAAGAGCCCGCTGTTTCGCGAGGCGCCGTCCAATATCGAGGCCGAACAGGCCCTGCTGGGCGCCATGCTGGTCAACAATGACGCGTTTTACCGCGTGTCGGACTTTCTCAAGCCGACCCATTTCCAGGAACCGCTGCACAGCAAGATCTACGAGGTCGGCGGCGACATCATCCGCATGGGCAAGACCGCCAACCCGGTGACGATCAAGACCTTCCTGCCCGCCGATGCCAAGGTCGGCGACATGACGGTGGCGCAGTATCTCGCGCGGCTGGCCACCGAAGCCGTGACCATCATCAATGCCGAGGACTATGGCCGCGCCATCTATGACCTGGCGCAGCGCCGGGCGCTGATCTCGATCGGCGAGGACATGGTCAACATCGCCTATGACGCGCCGCTCGACATGCCGCCGGGCACCCAGATCGAGGACGCCGAACGCCGCCTGTTCGAGCTTGCCGAGACCGGCCGCTACGATGGCGGCTTCCAGTCGTTCAACGACGCCGTGTCGCTCGCCATCGACATGGCCGGCGCCGCCTTCCAGCGCGATGGCGGCCTCTCGGGTGTCTCCACCGGCATCTCCCAGCTCGATGCCCGCATGGGCGGCCTGCAGCATTCCGACTTGATCGTGCTGGCCGGACGTCCGGGCATGGGCAAGACCTCGCTGGCCACCAACATCGCCTTCAACATTGCCCAGGCCTATGAGGGCGAGGTGCAGGCCGACGGTTCGATGAAGGCCAAGAATGGCGGCGTCGTCGGTTTCTACTCGCTGGAAATGTCGGCCGAACAGCTCGCCACCCGCATCATTTCCGAGCAGACCGAAATCTCGTCCTCGAAGATCCGCCGCGGCGAGATTTCCGAGGCCGACTTCGAAAAGCTCGTCGGCTGCTCGCAGATGATGCAGAAGATCCCGCTGTTCATCGACCAGACCGGTGGTATCTCGATTGCCCAGCTCTCCGCCCGCGCCCGCCGTCTCAAGCGCCAGCGCGGCCTTGACGTGCTGGTGATCGACTATATCCAGCTGATGACCGGCTCGGGCAAGTCGAGCGACAACCGCGTGCAGGAAATCACCCAGATCACCACCGGCCTGAAGGCGCTCGGCAAGGAACTCAATGTTCCGATCATCGCGCTCTCGCAGCTGTCGCGTCAGGTGGAAAGCCGCGAGGACAAGCGTCCGCAGCTCTCCGACTTGCGTGAATCGGGATCGATCGAGCAGGATGCCGACGTGGTGCTGTTCGTGTTCCGCGAAGAGTATTACGTCAAGAACGGCGAACCGCGCCGCTCGCCCGACGAGATCGCCGCCGACATCAAGACGCCGGAATATCTGGCCTGGGAAGAAAAGATGCTCAAGGTCAAGGGCACCGCCGACGTCATCATCGCCAAACAGCGCCACGGACCGACCGGTACCGTGCAGCTGGGCTTCCAGGCGGAATTCACCCGGTTTGCCGATCTGGCCGACAATTCCTACAACCAGTTCGCTCACGACGAATAGGCCGCGGCTTGACCTCCCCCTTCACCATGCCCGCCCCGGCGGCCACCACGCGCCTGAGCATCGACCTCGGCGCGCTGGCCGCCAATTGGCGGCTGATGCGGGATCTCTCCGGCAATGCCCGCTGCGGCGCGGCGGTCAAGGCGGATGGCTACGGAACCGGCGCGGCACAGGCAGCGCCCCGGCTGGCGCGCGAGGGCTGCCGGGATTTCTTCGTCGCCGACGCCAATGAAGGCGCCAGCCTGAGGCCATTGCTGCCCGATGCCCGCATCTTCATTCTCAATGGCGTGTTCGACGGTTCCTTTGCCCTGACGCTGGCGCATGACCTGATCCCGATCATCAATTCGCCGGACCAGGCGGCGTTCTGGCGCAACAATGCCGGAGACCGCGCCTATGCGCTGCATGTCGACACCGGCATGAACCGGATGGGGCTGACGCCCGAGCAGGCCGTCGCCCATTCGCAAAGCGGCGGGCCTGCCCCCTGCCTGGTGATGAGCCATTTCGCCTGTGCCGACGATTCCGCGCATCCGCTCAATGCCGAACAGATCCGGATTTTCCAGGGACTCAGGCCGTGCTTTGCCGGGGTGGAGGCCAGTCTCGCCAATTCTGCCGGCATTCATCTCGGCTCCGCCGCGCATCATGACATGACCCGGCCCGGCATTGCGCTTTATGGCGGTGAGCCGGTGTCGGGCGTGCCCAACCGGATGGCCCCGGTGGTGACGGCGGAAGCCCGCGTGCTGGTGATCCGCCACGCCCGGGCGGGGGAGACCGTGAGCTACGGCGCCAGTCACCGCTTCAGCCGCGACAGCCGCATCGCCGTGTGCGGTGTGGGCTATGCCGACGGCTTCCACCGCTCGGGCTCCGGCTCCGGCGTTCCGCTGCGCTCGGCCGTGCCGCAGGGGGCGTTCGGCGCGTTCAATGGCACCCGTGTCCCGGTGATCGGCAAGATTACCATGGATCTGACCATGTTTGACGTCACCGACGTGCCCGAGGATTGTGTCAATGCCGGGGATTGGGTCGAGCTTCTGGGGCCAACCATCACGCTGGAGGAAGCCGCAACCGCGGCGGGCACCATCAGCTATGAACTGCTGACCAGCCTCGGCCAGCGTCATGCACGCACCTACGTGGACTGACCGCTCTCGAGCCCGGCAAGCACAGTGGCAACCACCGCCCGCGCACGGTCTTCAGTGATCAGCGGCCGCATCCGGGCAATCACATAAGGGTCGCGGAACATGCGCGTGGCATCGTTGAACACCCTTGCCGCGGCAGCCGCATCGCGGTCGGGAAACCGTTCGGCCATCAAAGCGGTCAGCACCCTCTCCATCTCATGCACATGTGTCATGGCGATGTCTCCATGTCCGGACGCAAGGTCCAGATAGGCGGCAAACAGCACCGGATCCGCGTCATGCGTGGCGCATTTCATCCGCATCTGAACAAGCACGAAATCCTCCAGCCGCGATCCGACCGGTCCGGGCCCGCAGACAAGCGCCCGAACGGCTTGGGAAACATCATCAAACCAGTTTTCGGCCATCGCCGCGATCAGGGCATTCTTGTCGGCGAAGAACCGATAGGCATAGGATTGCGACATTCCCGCCTCCGCAGCCACGTCGGACATTACCAGCCGCCGCCCCCGGTTGGCTTTCAATACCCTTTCGGCAGCGGCAAGCAGCGCGTGTCGTCGCGCATCAGCATCGGCTTGTGGACGCGCCATCTCAGATCCATCGCCTGGTTCGCGCCTTGTAGGCGGCATACTCCGAACCAAAGACCTCCTCCGCAGCCCTTTCCTCGAAAGGAATGTACCAGAACCTGGCCAAGAGAAAGAACACGAGCGGCGCCACGATGCCGGCAGCATAGCCAGCCAGAACCGTAACACCCACCAGGAGCAGCAGGAAACCGAGATACATCGGGTTGCGGGTCAACGCGAAGGGTCCGGAGGTCACCAGCTTCTCCGGACGGTCGAATGTCATGATGGTGGTCTTTGACCGCAAGAATGCAAGCCGGGCCGAAACCAGCAGCCAGAGGCCGGCAATCAGCGGCACAAGCCCCCACAGCACGTCGGGCCGGTGGAGAAGCTGGGGACCGATGCCGGCCAGAAAAATCGCCTTGATCAGAATCACAAGCAGCAGCACGTGAACCGGTGGAAGAGACAGCATGATCATTCTCCTGATAAATGATAATATATCTCATTTTATTACTTAAATACCTCGACTGGCAAGCGATTGCACTCAAGGGCAGGATCCTGCGTGTCCACAAAACACTTGCCGTACTTACGGGTCCGGGAAATCAGTCAGAAAACAGGAACAAACAGTGGACATACTCGCATCTTCCTGACAAACCGTCAGCAGCAACAAGGAGATCCGGCTCTTGGCCAAAGCACGCGTTCAATTCGTCTGCCAGTCCTGTGGCACCGTCCATTCACGCTGGGCCGGCAAATGCGACGGCTGCGGTGAGTGGAACACCATCGTCGAGGATGACGCGACCGGCGGCGTCGGCGGTGGTCCGGGCACCGCGATGCGAAAGGGCCGGCCGGTGGCGCTGGCGAGCCTGGCCGGTGAAATCGAGGAAGCGCCGCGCATCTCCACCCTGATCAACGAGCTCGACCGGGCCACCGGCGGCGGCTTTGTCCGCGGTTCTGCGGTGCTGGTCGGCGGCGATCCCGGCATCGGCAAGTCGACGCTGCTGATGCAGGCCGCGGCTGCCTTGGCGCGCCAGGGCCACCGGGTGATCTATGTCTCGGGCGAGGAAGCCGTGGCCCAGGTGCGGCTCCGGGCGCAACGGCTGGGGGCCGCCGATTCAGGCGTGCTGCTGGCCGCCGAAACCAATGTCGAGGACATCCTCGCCACGCTGGCCGACGGCAAGCGCCCGGATTTTGTCATCATCGATTCGATCCAGACGCTGTGGAGCGACCTTGCCGGATCGGCGCCGGGCACGGTGACCCAGGTCCGCACCGGCGTGCACGCCATGGTCCGCTACGCCAAGCAGACCGGGGCCGCCATGGTGCTGGTCGGCCATGTCACCAAGGACGGCCAGATTGCCGGGCCGCGGGTGGTCGAACACATGGTCGATGCGGTGCTTTATTTCGAAGGCGACCGCGGCCATCACTACCGCATTCTGCGCACCGTCAAGAATCGCTTCGGCGCCACCGACGAGATCGGCGTTTTCGAGATGTCCGACAAGGGCTTGCGCGAAGTCGCCAACCCGTCAGAGCTGTTCCTGGGCGAACGCAATGCCAAATCGCCAGGTGCTGCGGTCTTTGCCGGCATCGAGGGCACAAGGCCGGTGCTGGTCGAAGTCCAGGCACTGGTGGCGCCATCGAGCCTCGGCACCCCGCGGCGTGCGGTGATCGGCTGGGATTCCTCGCGCCTGGCGATGATCCTGGCCGTGCTTGAAGCCCATTGCGGCGTGCGCCTTGGCAGCCATGATGTCTACCTCAATATCGCCGGTGGGTACCGGATCACCGAACCGGCCGCGGATTTAGCTGTGGCCGCAGCCCTGGTTTCCTCTCTCGCCGGGCTTGCCCTTCCTGCCGATTGCGTCTATTTCGGCGAAGTCAGCCTGTCAGGAGCCATCCGGCCAGTGGCGCAAACAGGTTTACGGCTGAAGGAGGCCGAAAAGCTGGGCTTCGCCAATGCAGTGTTGCCGTCGGGATCCGCCGACCTGCCTTCCAAATCGGGTGCAGGTCTGGCACTGATGGAAACGCTGGCCGATCTTGTGGCGCGCATCGCCGGATCGAAAGCGGCGCAGCTGACTGAAGGTGACGAGGACGAAAACTGAATTCAGCCCATCTGATGCCCGAAGCGGCGATGGCGGGCAGCGACTGAACGGAACGCGATTTCATGCCTATTACCCTTCTTGACGCCATCCTGCTTGGTATCACGCTGTTTTCGGCAGTGCTTGCCATGGTGCGTGGATTTTCACGCGAGGTTCTGGCCGTCGCTTCCTGGATCGCCGCGGCTGCCGCTGCCTATTTCCTCTATCCGATCCTGACCCCTTTCGCGCTCAAATACACCTCGTCCGACAAGATCGCCATGATTGGTTCGGCTGCGGTGGTGTTCCTGATCGCGCTGATCATCGTGTCCTACATCACCATGCGGATTGCCGATTTCATCATCGACAGCCGCATCGGCGCACTCGACCGGACCCTTGGTTTTGTTTTTGGCGCTGCCCGCGGCGTGTTGCTGGTGGTTGTCGCCATGTTGTTCTTCAATTGGCTCGTGGCCGCGCCGAAACAGCCCGAATGGGTGGCGACGGCGAAATCGAAGCCGATGCTCGATTCGCTCGGGACCAAGCTGATCAACATGTTGCCCGATGATGCGGATGCAACGATCCTTGAACGCCTGCGCGGCGGCGGGGCAGAAGACCCCGCCATCGACGAGGCGCCCGCCACGAGCGGATGAGTGATTCCGGTCGGGGATCAATCCGGCCGGTCTAGAAAAAGGTTCGATACCGATGACAGACACTGGATTGAAACCGGTCGACAACGAAGCCGACTGTTTCCATGACGAATGTGGCGTATTCGGAATATTCGGCAAGCCCGAGGCCGCGGCCGTCGTCACGCTGGGGCTGCATGCGCTTCAGCATCGTGGCCAGGAAGCGGCCGGCATCGTCGCCTTTGACGGCCAGCAGTTTTCGGTCGAGCGCCATGTCGGCCTGATCGGCGACACCTTCACCAAGCGCTCGGTCATGGACCGCCTGCCCGGCGACCGCGCCATCGGCCATACCCGCTATTCCACCACCGGCGGCGAAGGCCTGCGCAACATTCAGCCCTTCTTTGCCGAATTTGCCGGCGGCGGTTTCGCCATTTCCCACAATGGCAACATCACCAATGCGCTCACCGTGCAGCGGGAATTGCAGAAACGCGGCTCGATCTTCTCCTCGACATCGGACACCGAAGTCATCCTGCATCTGATCGCTACCAGCGAGAAGACCCGGATCGTGCCGAAATTCATCGATGCGATCTCCCGTCTCGAAGGCGCCTATTCGCTGGTCGGACTGTCGGAGAAGAAGATGATCGGCGCGCGCGATCCGCTCGGCATCCGGCCGCTGTGCATCGGCGATCTCGACGGCGCCTATATCCTGGCGTCGGAGACCTGCGCGCTCGACATCATCGGCGCCCGCTTTGTCCGCGACGTCGCCCCCGGCGAGGTGGTGGTCATCACCACCACCGGCATCGAGAGCCATTTCCCCTTCGAGAAACAGCCGCCGCGGCTTTGCATCTTCGAATATGTCTATTTCGCCCGGCCCGACTCCAATATCGAAGGCCGCAATGTCTATGAGGCGCGCAAGCGCATCGGCGAGGAACTCGCCAAGGAAAGCCCGGTTGATGCGGATGTCATCATCCCGGTGCCCGATTCGGGGACGCCGGCGGCCATCGGCTTTGCCCAGCAGGCCAATCTGCCGTTCGAACTCGGCATCATCCGCAACCACTATGTCGGCCGCACCTTCATTGCGCCCTCCTCGGCCATCCGCCACATGGGCGTCAAGCTCAAGCTCAATCCCAACCGCAACATGATCGAGGGCAAGCGCGTCGTGCTGGTCGATGATTCGATCGTCCGCGGCACCACCAGCCAGAAGATCGTCAAGCTGGTGCGCGAGGCCGGCGCACGCGAAGTGCATATGCGCATCGCCTCGCCGCCGACCATGTCGTCGTGCTTTTACGGCGTCGATACGCCGGAAAAATCCAAGCTTCTCGCCTCGCGCATGTCGGTGGCCGCCATGGCCGATTTCATCCGCGTCGACAGCCTCGGCTTCGTCTCCATCGACGGACTTTATCGTGCGGTGCGCGAGCCGGGCCGCAATGCGGAATGCCCGCAATTCTGTGACGCCTGCTTCACCGGCGACTACCCGACGGTGCTCACCGACCAGGAAGACCACGTCAATGTGCGCAGCCTGTCGCTGCTGGCCAACAACGGATAATCCAGAGCATGACTTCACTCGACGGACGTATCGCGCTTGTCACCGGCGCTTCCCGCGGCATTGGCTACTGGACCGCACTGGCGCTGGCCGGGCAGGGCGCGCATGTGATTGCCGTGGCCCGCACCGCCGGTGGCCTCGAAGAACTCGATGACGCCATCCAGGCCGGCGGCGGCAGCGCCACGCTGGTACCGATGGACCTCACCGACATGCCGGCCATCGACCGGCTCGGCGGCGCCATCAACGAGCGCTGGGGCAAGCTCGACATTCTGGTTGCCAATGCCGGCGTGCTGGGCACCATTTCGCCGGTCGGCCATGTCGAGGCAAAAGTGTTCGACAAGGTCATGGCCGTCAATGTCACCGCCACCTGGCGGGTGATCCGCTCGGTCGAGCCGCTGCTGATCAAGTCCGATGCCGGTCGCGCCCTGATCCTGTCCTCCAGCGTCGCCCATTCCGCCCGCGCCTTCTGGGGCCCCTATGCGGCATCCAAGGCAGCGGTCGAGACCCTGGCCCGGGTCTGGGCGGCGGAGACCGAGAAGACCGCGCTCACGGTCAATTCTGTCGATCCGGGCGCTGTCCGCACCGCCATGCGGGCCCAGGCGATGCCCGGCGAAAACCCCGATACGTTGCCGCACCCGTCCGAGATAGGCGAAAAGCTGGTGCCGCTGTGCGCGCCGTCCTGCACCGAAACCGGCAAGCTGTTTCGCGTGACGGAAAACCGCTTCTTCGACTACCGCCTGCCTGAATAGGCCGCTCGCCGCTTCCACCACCATCTGACCGGTTCCCTTTCGCCGAAATCGGTTCTAGGTTTCCTGTCAGAGGCAGTTGACCGGCCCGGCGCGTCAGGCGTTTAGGACTGGTCACAGGTGGAGGAGACCGCTGATGGCGGGTTGGGTCACGACACTGATCATCCTGGTGCTGGGCGCCGGACTGGTGGCAGCCTTCATGACCGCGCAAAAACGCGGCATCAGCCTGCCGCAGGCCATAGCCCTGATCAAGCTCAGGATTCCCTTCCGGCTGCACCTGCCCGAGGGCCTTGATGCCGCGGATGGCAAGTCTGACCGTCCGGTCATTCATGTTTACGCGCGTCAGTCCGGCCTCGATGCGGCCGTCATCTGGTCGGTGCTTGACCGCACCTGTCTGCATGTGTTGCATGAGGATGACCAGCGCTCGCTGAGCCTGCTCGGAATGCGGCTGTTAGCCCGCACCGCTCCGGCCGGCGACACCGCTGCCATCGAGGCGGCGCTGTCCCAAGGCAGCTCGGTGTCGATTGCCCTGCCGCCCCAGGTCGAGCCCGCACCCGACACGCTTGCCCGCTGCAACCAGATCGCTGCACTTGCCCGCAAACACAAGGCGCGGCTGCGAGCCTTGCACCTGCGCGGCTCCAGCCAGTCGCTCTGGTCGGCCCATCCGCGCGCGGAATCCCCGCGCCTGCTGTGGCCGCGCTTCAGGCTGGCGCAATCGGGCCTGCTTGATTTCGACGACATCATCCCGCCCGAAAATGGCGCATCCGCGCCGCGCGACGAGGACCGGATACATGACCTGCTGGCGCTGGCGCGGCTTAACAGCAATGATTTCGAGCGCGGCCTGTTCCTCGCCTTTCGCGACGCCGCCGACCGCTATGGCAAGGCCGGACCGGTGCTCGAGGACGCGCTTGGCGGCAAGCTCAGCTACAAGCGGCTGATGATCGGCGCCCGTGCGCTGGGCGCCCGTTTCGAGCAGATCAGCAAACCCGGCGAAGCGCTCGGGATCATGCTGCCCAACGCCAACGGTGTGATCGTCACCTTCCTGGCGCTGCAGTCCGCAGGCCGCGTCGCTGCCATGCTGAACTACACCGCGGGTTCCGCCGCCTTGGTCTCGGCGCTGACAACGGCGAAGATCAATACCGTGCTGGCCAGCCGCGCCTTCGTCGAAAAGGCCGGCCTCGAGCCCCAGGTTGCAGCCATCGAGGCCGCCGGGGTCACCATCATCTGGCTCGAGGACCTGCGCGAGACCATCTCGCCGATGGAAAAAGCCAGCGCCTTTCTCAACTGGCGCAGGCCGTTGCAGCCGGTCAAGGCCAGCGATCCGGCGGTGATCCTGTTCACTTCAGGCTCCGAAGGCACGCCCAAGGGCGTGGTGCTGTCGCACCGCAATCTGCATGCCAATGCCGCCCAGGCCGAAGCCCGCATCGACATTTCGGTCTGCGACAAGCTGTTCAACGTGCTGCCGGTGTTTCATTCCTTCGGGCTGACCGGCGGCGCAATCCTGCCGCTGCTCTATGGCGTTCGGCTGTTCCTCTACCCCTCGCCGCTGCATTACCGGATCATTCCGGCGGTGGCGCGCGAGGTCAGGCCGTCCATCATGTTCGGCACCGACACATTCCTGGCCGGCTACGCCCGCGCAGCCAAGGACACCGATTTCAACAGCCTGCGGCTGATCGTGGCCGGCGCCGAAGCGGTGCGCGAGGAAACCCGGAAAATCTATCGAGAGCGCTTCGGCGCCGTGATCCTAGAGGGTTTCGGCATGACCGAGGCCGCACCGGTCGCCGCGGTCAATTCAACCAGCCACAACAAGGACGGCACGGTCGGCCGGCTGCTGCCGGGAATGGCGCTCAGGCTCGAACCGGTGGACGGCATCAATGACGGCGCCCGCCTGTTCGTCTCAGGCCCCAATGTCATGCTCGGCTACATGCTGGCATCGGACCCCGGCGCGCTGCACCCGCTCACCGACGGATGGCATGATTCGGGCGATATCGTTGCGGTGGACGAGGACGGCTATATCGCCATTCGCGGCCGCGCCAAGCGCTTTGCCAAGATTGCCGGCGAAATGATCTCGCTGGGCGCCATCGAACTGATGGTGCAAAAGCTCTGGCCGGAATATGCCCACGCCGCCGTCGCCGTCGAGGACAGGCGCAAGGGCGAACGCATCGTGCTGGTGACCACCAAGATGCCGGCGCTGCGCGAGGAATTGCGCGACTATTCCCGCCGCTTCGGCGCCACCGACCTGATGGTGCCGGCCGAGATCGTCAATGTTCCGGAAATTCCCGTGCTCGGGTCGGGCAAGACCGACTATGTCACCGCGCAGAAGATCGCCGACGAGTGGATCAGCTCACACCGCGCCGGCGAGACGACGAGATAGCGTTTTCAGTCTTTCGGGTCTTCGCCCGCGTCGGACGGGCCGTCCTGCGCGCTTCTGAGCCGCGAAATCGGCCCGTATTTGCGCGACCAGGCCCGTGCCCCGAAGGGCAACGACACCAGATAGCCAACCGCTGTCAGGGTCAGCGTTTCCCAGGTGAAACTCATCAGCAGCGACACATAGACCACTGCCACCAGGATGAACGGCATCACCAGATCGCGACGAACACCGCCGCCGATTCCCTTGCCGGAAAACACGGGAACCCGGCTGACCAGCAGAAAGCCGATGAACATGGTGTAGCCGGCGGCAATGAAGCCGGTACTCTTGTCGATCGGCATGCCGAGAAAGCCCAGATAGATCGGCAGCAACACCAGCAGCGCTCCCGCCGGTGCCGGCACGCCGACAAAATAATAGTTCTGCCATTCGGACTTGGCGGTGGTTTCGGAAATGACATTGAACCGCGCCAGGCGCAGACCGGCGGCAACAGCAAACACGATTGCCGCGATCCAGCCGAAGGACCGGGCCTGGTCGAGAATGAAGACATAAAGCACCAGCGCAGGCGCAACCCCGAAATTGACGATATCGGCGAGCGAATCCATCTGTGCGCCGAATTTCGACTGTGCCTTGAGCAGCCGCGCCACGCGGCCGTCGATGCCATCGAGGAAGGCTGCGATCAGCACCATGGCGACCGCCAGTTCGAAGCGGTTTTCAAAGGCCAGGCGAATGCCGGTCATGCCGGCACAGATTGCCAGCACGGTGATCAGGTTGGGCACCAGCATCCGGAAGGGAATTTCGCGCAGGCGCGGGCCGCGGCCCTCGTCCAGCTCTTCATCCTCCGGACCATGCGGTTCATAGGGTGGGAACGGCGTCGGCATGCATTTCTCCCTTGTCACCCGGGCAGACAGCCTCAATCGCGGCGGCTGACCACAGGTCCCTTGTCTGATCCGAATTCGGCAAGCATGGTTTCGCCGGCAATCGCGGTCTGTCCGACGCTGACCAGGGACCGGGCAGATGCCGGCAGGAACACGTCGAGCCGCGAGCCGAAGCGGATCAGGCCGAAGCGTTCACCCGCATCAAGCTGCTCGTTCTGTTCGGCCCAGCACAGGATGCGGCGCGCCACCAGTCCGGCGATCTGGACCACACCGATTTCGCCATGGCGCGTGGTGTCGATCACCAGGCCGCTGCGCTCGTTCTCGGTGCTGGCCTTGTCGAGTTCGGCATTGAGGAACGATCCCTGCGAGTGCACCTTGCGCACAACCCGGCCTTTGACCGGCGCGCGGTTCACATGGCAGTCGAACACATTCATGAACACCGAGATGCGCAGCATTTCATCGGTGCCAAGACCAAGCTCGGGCGGCGGCAGCATCCGCACCACCGAGGAGACGCGGCCATCAGCAGGGCTGATCACCAGATCTTCATCCAGCGGCGTCACCCGTTCGGGATCGCGGAAGAAATAGGCGCACCATGCGGTCAGAACCATGCCGATCCAGAACAGCGGATCGGCGATCCAGCCCAGCAGAATCGATACGCCAAAGAATATGGCGACAAATTTGTAGCCTTCCCGGTGAACCGGAACCAGCGCGTTGCGAACGCTGTCGATAATGCTCATGACATCTTCCCTGATTTGTCCATTGGCCGTGACTACAGCAATTTCCCCCAAAGGGGAAACCACTTTCAGGCGGCAATTGCACGCGGGCGGATCAGGCTTCGCCGACTTCCGGCGTGCGCCGCCGCGTCACGATCCCCAACTCGTCGTCCTCGCGCATCCGCTTGAGCTGTTCTTCCGCTTCGGTGGCTTCGCGCTGGCGATCCCACATCGAGGCGTAGAGGCCCTTTTGCGCCAATAGCTCGGCATGGCGGCCACGTTCGGCAATCTGTCCATCCTTGAGCACGATGATCTCGTCGGCGCTGACCACTGTCGAGAGCCGGTGCGCGATCACCACCGTCGTGCGGCCCTTGGACACGAAGTCGAGAGCCGTCTGGATTTCCTGCTCGGTGGCGGTATCGAGCGCCGATGTCGCCTCGTCTAGAATCAGGATCGGCGGCGCCTTGAGGATGGTCCGGGCAATCGCCACGCGCTGCTTCTCGCCGCCGGAAAGTTTCAGGCCGCGCTCGCCGACCATGGCCTTGAACCCGTCCGGCAGGCTGCGGATGAAACCGCCGATCTGGGCCAGGTCGGCAGCCTGGTTGACCTCCTCTTCGCTGGCGTCAATGCGGCCATAACGGATATTGTAGGCGATGGTGTCGTTGAACAGCACCGTGTCCTGCGGCACCATGCCGATGGCCGCGCGCAGGCTTTTCTGGGTGACATCGCGGACATTCTGCCCGTCAATGGAAATACTGCCCGACTGGATGTCGTAGAACCGGTAGAGCAGCCGCGAGATCGTCGACTTGCCCGCACCCGATGGCCCGACAATGGCAATGGTCTTGCCGGCGGGAACCTCGAACGACACGCCCTTGAGGATCGGCCGCGACGGATC
This window harbors:
- a CDS encoding phosphatidylserine decarboxylase is translated as MSIIDSVRNALVPVHREGYKFVAIFFGVSILLGWIADPLFWIGMVLTAWCAYFFRDPERVTPLDEDLVISPADGRVSSVVRMLPPPELGLGTDEMLRISVFMNVFDCHVNRAPVKGRVVRKVHSQGSFLNAELDKASTENERSGLVIDTTRHGEIGVVQIAGLVARRILCWAEQNEQLDAGERFGLIRFGSRLDVFLPASARSLVSVGQTAIAGETMLAEFGSDKGPVVSRRD